The genomic DNA ATCGGGGTTTGAGACCAGGGGGTAACCATCTTGATCAATTGTGAAGACCTCTAAGGGACAAAAGTGAACGCAAATTGTGCATTTTTTGCAGAGATCTTTATTGATTGTCACGTTCGCTTTTTTCAAAGGGTCCCTCCGAATTTTTGTACAAAGTAAATAATAACTAATTTGTGTGTTGAAAACAACCTTTTTAGTATACTATTTTCTAATTTAAAAAAACACCCCCTGGAGAGGGGGCGGTCCGCTTTTTATTACCGTGTTTTGTCAATAGCGTTGGCCAGGCTGGTAATACTGGCTGCCAGGCCCTCCAGCTTGTTTTCGATTCTGACCAGAAGGTAAGCGGTCACAGCAATAGGGAAACCCACATTTCCGATAGCCTGTAAAATAGTTTCCACCGGCAGCGCCTCCTTTAAAGAAGGTTTTTTTATCAGGAAGGATTGAAGAGGGGGAGCTTGATAGAGGAAGGAAACCGCCTTTCGCAGGTTTCCTTCCCCATACAGCTTTTTTAAGAAAAGGAAGGTCTTACTGCGGGTCGTAGATGTCGTTGGTTGTTCTGTCTACGATTTTGATGTCCTGTTTGGAGACTAACTGTCCACCGGTTGTTGTGAAGATGTTTTTAGTTAATACTGTGTCCATAGCTGCCTGGATTTCCTGGGCGGTTATGTTTTCGCGGGGATTGTCAACCGTAAGCGTGAAGTTGGAGCCGTTTTCATTTTTGAAGACCATCCTGAGGGTTTTGGTGGTAACCTGGGCCATTTTTACACCTCCTTTTAATGAATTTTGATCATGCCGGGCCTATACGGGTTAGGCCTCCACGAGCTGGGCATTGTCAACGCGGCTTATTTTGCTTAAGGTATACGACTGCAAGCCGGCAATCGCCTGGGCAACGTCGTATAGATCCTGGTCTGTGGCGCTCGAACTAATGCCCTTGTAATTTCTGCTGCGGTAGACCGGGTTTCCCTGGGCGTCGACACCGGTCTGCACTTCAAGGTTAAGCACAGAACCACTGGATACTTTTTCAACAGCCATTTTTTCACCTCCTAACCGAACGTATGTTCGCCTTACAAACATATTCTAACCCGGAACAGAGGCCATGTCAAGGTAAAATATGGTAATTTACGGGGGTAATAATAGGGGATATTGTCGAAAGAGCAGATGGGAAAGGACTTGCCTGACAACAATAAAAGAACACAAAAAAAATCAAGTATGAACTGAAACGGGGTTATTAGGACGCTGTATCACGGGAGTTTCACCGGGATGCGGTCCTCACACGGAACACCGACCTGGCAGAGTCCGCAGCCTATCTTTTCCAAGCCGAGCCTTTCACGTAACGCGACAGCTTCCCTACTGAGAGAGTTCATTTGGTAACAAATATCCTTGTTGAGTCCCTCTTTTGAGATAGCTCCGACTGGGCACCTTTTAGTGAAGGCAACACAACCCTTGCTGAACAGGCAGTAATCCATGAGTCCATCATAGGAACGGGGAGTAGCCGGCAGCCTGGTGTTGACCACGACACTGCCCAACCGGTGGGCAATTCCCCTGGGAGTGATCAGGGCGTTATTTATACTGAAGGTTCCCAGCCCGCAGGCGTAAGCAATATGCCTTTCAGACCAGGTTGAGG from Desulfotomaculum sp. includes the following:
- a CDS encoding YvrJ family protein → METILQAIGNVGFPIAVTAYLLVRIENKLEGLAASITSLANAIDKTR
- a CDS encoding 2-ketoglutarate ferredoxin oxidoreductase subunit delta, with product MKKANVTINKDLCKKCTICVHFCPLEVFTIDQDGYPLVSNPDNCTGCRLCFFRCPDFALEVETEFDD
- a CDS encoding DUF2922 domain-containing protein, whose amino-acid sequence is MAQVTTKTLRMVFKNENGSNFTLTVDNPRENITAQEIQAAMDTVLTKNIFTTTGGQLVSKQDIKIVDRTTNDIYDPQ